A window from Drosophila miranda strain MSH22 chromosome Y unlocalized genomic scaffold, D.miranda_PacBio2.1 Contig_Y2_pilon, whole genome shotgun sequence encodes these proteins:
- the LOC117192197 gene encoding translation initiation factor eIF-2B subunit delta-like isoform X1, translated as MSMSVSVEAIKMIKTSDQVSQTESQTTRAKQKKQRQNRPRSKRNRVEDSTTTANTTTESSTTDSAPTESAMPGDNSQQDATREQVMAEREAKKQAKQAKKHKATTPATKIITEVEQTTITTKLTTTTTTTARVKPEPPAETAGPPAPIAAVTCTASTDTETGDKTRDQIKAEREAKKAAKQAEKAAKSSGAKVEPAVQKLANLKVTNKTPTPTAAPSSAANDEKKKPALSKAERRALQEAQRAAKAQGQGQVKKAQPAVKAPGAATAKVTATVLKELKRESVSPVKSATSSSPSKNSLITAKSKCKVKLFNHLVCAEKGASLFINDPLVHPSMARLGVQYAQRTVVGSNARCIAFLHALRQVVQDFETPAKKEFGRSLDAAVKHHVDHLHKCRPPAVSVSNAYKQFRNQVTQLPADVPEAELKELLVHFIDTYMENQIGKAAQAISSSLQEKITDGDVLLTFGCSSLIQFICEEAKRRQVAFRVIVVDSRPTCEGQGMLRRLHAHGIPCTYVLINAVGYVMAEATKVLLGAHALLANGYVMSRTGTAQVALVANAHNVPVLVCCETHKFSERFQTDAIVYNELSDPNDLVRDDKCCLKNWTAKAHLTPLNLNYDITPPELVSAVVTEVAILPCTSVPVILRIKPEIGY; from the exons ATGTCCATGTCTGTCTCCGTGGAAgctatcaaaatgattaaaacGAGCGATCAGGTGTCACAG ACCGAGAGTCAGACGACCAGGGCCAAGCAAAAGAAACAGAGGCAAAATCGACCCCGAAGCAAACGAAATCGCGTTGAAGATAGCACTACTACTGCTAATACTACTACAGAATCGTCGACTACTGACTCCGCGCCCACTGAGAGTGCAATGCCAGGGGACAACAGCCAGCAGGATGCAACGCGTGAGCAGGTCATGGCAGAGCGCGAGGCCAAGAAGCAAGCCAAGCAGGCCAAGAAGCACAAGGCTACAACACCAGCCACAAAAATCATCACCGAAGTAGAGCAGACGACCATAACTACAAAGCTGACAACCACGACCACAACCACTGCCAGGGTCAAGCCAGAACCacctgcagaaactgcagggccACCAGCTCCTATTGCCGCAGTCACTTGCACTGCGTCGACAGACACGGAAACTGGGGACAAGACACGCGACCAGATTAAGGCTGAGCGAGAGGCTAAGAAGGCGGCCAAACAGGCTGAGAAGGCAGCCAAATCCAGTGGAGCCAAGGTTGAGCCCGCAGTGCAGAAGCTGGCCAACTTAAAAGTGACGAATAAGACTCCAACACCAACCGCAGCTCCATCCTCTGCAGCGAATGACGAAAAG AAGAAACCCGCTCTCAGCAAAGCCGAGCGGCGGGCCCTTCAGGAAGCTCAGAGGGCAGCCAAGGCCCAAGGACAAGGACAAGTAAAGAAAGCCCAGCCAGCGGTCAAGGCTCCGGGTGCAGCTACGGCGAAAGTCACGGCCACGGTActcaaggaactaaaacgggAAAGCGTCTCGCCTGTAAAATCAGCAACGAGTTCTTCACCCAGCAAAAACTCATTAATCACCGCCAAATCAAAGTGCAAAGTAAAGCTGTTCAATCATTTAGTTTGTGCAGAGAAGGGCGCCAGCCTGTTCATCAACGATCCGCTGGTGCATCCCAGCATGGCTCGCCTTGGAGTGCAATATGCTCAGCGCACAGTGGTCGGCTCCAATGCGCGGTGCATTGCCTTCCTGCATGCCCTGCGGCAGGTGGTGCAGGACTTTGAGACGCCTGCTAAGAAGGAGTTTGGGCGCAGCTTGGATGCTGCAGTGAAGCATCACGTGGATCATCTGCACAAGTGTCGTCCGCCGGCCGTCTCCGTGTCCAATGCCTACAAACAGTTTAGGAATCAGGTCACGCAACTGCCGGCAGATGTGCCAGAGGCGGAG CTGAAGGAACTGCTCGTCCACTTCATCGACACCTATATGGAGAACCAGATTGGCAAGGCTGCTCAAGCCATAAGCAGTTCTCTGCAGGAGAAAATCACCGATGGTGATGTACTGCTCACCTTTGGCTGCTCCTCACTAATACAGTTCATCTGCGAGGAGGCTAAGCGGCGACAGGTCGCTTTCCGTGTCATTGTGGTCGATTCGCGTCCCACCTGCGAGGGCCAGGGGATGCTGCGGCGCCTACACGCTCACGGAATACCCTGCACGTATGTGCTGATCAATGCCGTGGGCTATGTGATGGCTGAAGCTACCAAGGTGCTACTGGGTGCCCATGCTCTGCTCGCCAACGGCTATGTGATGTCGCGAACAGGCACTGCTCAGGTGGCCCTCGTGGCTAACGCCCACAATGTCCCCGTTCTGGTCTGCTGTGAGACGCACAAGTTCAGCGAACGATTCCAGACCGACGCCATTGTCTACAACGAGCTGAGCGATCCCAACGATCTGGTGCGCGACGACAAGTGCTGCCTCAAGAACTGGACAGCCAAGGCCCATCTCACGCCCCTCAACCTGAACTATGACATAACGCCACCAGAGCTGGTCAGCGCCGTGGTCACCGAGGTGGCCATCCTGCCCTGCACCAGTGTTCCCGTCATTCTGCGTATCAAGCCAGAAATTGGCTACTAA
- the LOC117192199 gene encoding translation initiation factor eIF-2B subunit delta-like: protein MSMSVSVEAIKMIKTSDQVSQTESQTTRAKQKKQRRNRPRSKRNRVEDSTTTANTTTESSTTDSAPTESAMPGDNSQQDATREQVMAEREAKKQAKQAKKQKATTPDTKIITEVEQTTITTKLTTTTTTTAGPPAPIAAVTCTASTDTETGDKTRDQIKAEREAKKAAKQAEKAAKSSGAKVEPPVQKLANLKVTDKTPTPTAAPSSAANDEKKKPALSKAERRALQEAQRAAKAQGQGQVKKAQPAVKAPGAATAKVTATVLKELKRESVSPVKSATSSSPSKNSLITAKSKCKVKLFNHLVWAEKGASLFINDPLVHPSMARLGVQYAQRTVVGSNARCIAFLHALRQVVQDFETPAKKEFGRSLDAAVKHHVDHLHKCRPPAVSVSNAYKQFRNQVTQLPADVPEAELKELLVYFIDTYMENQIGKASQAISSSLQDKITDGDVLLTFGCSSLIQFICEEAKRRQVAFRVIVVDSRPTCEGQGMLRRLHAHGIPCTYVLINAVGYVMAEATKVLLGAHALLANGYVMARTGTAQVALVANAHNVPVLVCCETHKFSERFQTDAIVYNELSDPNDLVRDDKCCLKNWTAKAHLTPLNLNYDITPPELVSAVVTEVAILPCTSVPVILRIKPEIGY, encoded by the exons ATGTCCATGTCTGTCTCCGTGGAAgctatcaaaatgattaaaacGAGCGATCAGGTGTCACAG ACCGAGAGCCAGACGACCAGGGCCAAGCAAAAGAAACAGAGGCGAAATCGACCCCGAAGCAAACGAAATCGCGTTGAAGATAGCACTACTACTGCTAATACTACTACAGAATCGTCGACTACTGACTCCGCGCCCACTGAGAGTGCAATGCCAGGGGACAACAGCCAGCAGGATGCAACGCGTGAGCAGGTCATGGCAGAGCGCGAGGCCAAGAAGCAAGCCAAGCAGGCCAAGAAGCAAAAGGCTACAACACCAGACACAAAAATCATCACCGAAGTAGAGCAGACGACCATAACTACAAAGCTGACAACCACGACCACAACAACTGCAGGGCCACCAGCTCCTATTGCCGCAGTCACTTGCACTGCGTCGACAGACACGGAAACTGGGGACAAGACACGCGACCAGATTAAGGCTGAGCGAGAGGCTAAGAAGGCGGCCAAACAGGCTGAGAAGGCAGCCAAATCCAGTGGAGCCAAGGTTGAGCCCCCAGTGCAGAAGCTGGCCAACTTAAAAGTGACGGATAAGACTCCAACACCAACCGCAGCTCCATCCTCTGCAGCGAATGACGAAAAG AAGAAACCCGCTCTCAGCAAAGCCGAGCGGCGGGCCCTTCAGGAAGCTCAGAGGGCAGCCAAGGCCCAAGGACAAGGACAAGTAAAGAAAGCCCAGCCAGCGGTCAAGGCTCCGGGTGCAGCTACGGCGAAAGTCACGGCCACGGTActcaaggaactaaaacgggAAAGCGTCTCGCCTGTAAAATCAGCAACGAGTTCTTCACCCAGCAAAAACTCATTAATCACCGCCAAATCAAAGTGCAAAGTAAAGCTGTTCAATCATTTAGTTTGGGCAGAGAAGGGCGCCAGCCTGTTCATCAACGATCCGCTGGTGCATCCCAGCATGGCTCGCCTTGGAGTGCAATATGCTCAGCGCACAGTGGTCGGCTCCAATGCGCGGTGCATTGCCTTCCTGCATGCCCTGCGGCAGGTGGTGCAGGACTTTGAGACGCCTGCTAAGAAGGAGTTTGGGCGCAGCTTGGATGCTGCAGTGAAGCATCACGTGGATCATCTGCACAAGTGTCGTCCGCCGGCCGTCTCCGTGTCCAATGCCTACAAACAGTTTAGGAATCAGGTCACGCAACTGCCGGCAGATGTGCCAGAGGCGGAG CTGAAGGAACTGCTCGTCTACTTCATCGACACCTATATGGAGAACCAGATTGGCAAGGCTTCTCAAGCCATAAGCAGTTCTCTGCAGGACAAAATCACCGATGGTGATGTACTGCTCACCTTTGGCTGCTCCTCTCTAATACAGTTCATCTGCGAGGAGGCTAAGCGGCGACAGGTCGCTTTCCGTGTCATTGTGGTCGATTCGCGTCCCACCTGCGAGGGCCAGGGGATGCTGCGGCGCCTACACGCTCACGGAATACCCTGCACCTATGTGCTGATCAATGCCGTGGGCTATGTGATGGCCGAAGCTACCAAGGTGCTACTGGGTGCCCATGCTCTGCTGGCCAACGGCTATGTGATGGCGCGAACAGGCACTGCTCAGGTGGCCCTCGTGGCTAACGCCCACAATGTCCCCGTTCTGGTCTGCTGTGAGACGCACAAGTTCAGCGAACGATTCCAGACCGACGCCATTGTCTACAACGAGCTGAGCGATCCCAACGATCTGGTGCGCGACGACAAGTGCTGCCTCAAGAACTGGACAGCCAAGGCCCATCTCACGCCCCTCAACCTGAACTATGACATAACGCCACCAGAGCTGGTCAGCGCCGTGGTCACCGAGGTGGCCATCCTGCCCTGCACCAGTGTTCCCGTCATTTTGCGTATCAAGCCAGAAATTGGCTACTAA
- the LOC117192200 gene encoding translation initiation factor eIF-2B subunit delta-like, which produces MSMSVSVEAIKMIKTSDQVSQTESQTTRAKQKKQRRNRPRSKRNRVEDSTTTANTTTESSTTDSAPTESAMPGDNSQQDATREQVMAEREAKKQAKQAKKQKATTPATKIITEVEQTTITTKLQKTAGPPAPIAAVTCTASTDTETGDKTRDQIKAEREAKKAAKQAEKAAKSSGAKVEPPVQKLANLKVTDKTPTPTAAPSSAANDEKKKPALSKAERRALQDAQTAAKAQGQGQGKKAQPAVKAPGAATAKVTATVLKELKRESVSPVKSATSSSPSKNSLITAKSKCKVKLFNHLVCAEKGASLFINDPLVHPSMSRLGVQYAQRTVVGSNARCIAFLHALRQVVQDFETPAKKEFGSSLDAAVKHHVDHLHKCRPPAVSVSNAYKQFRNQVTQLPADVPEAELKELLVHFIDTYMENQIGKAAQAISSSLQEKITDGDVLLTFGCSSLIQFICEEAKRRQVAFRVIVVDSRPTCEGQGMLRRLHAHGIPCTYVLINAVGYVMAEATKVLLGAHALLANGYVMARTGTAQGALVANAHNVPVLVCCETHKFSERFQTDAIVYNELSGPNDLVRDDKCCLKNWTAKAHLTPLNLNYDITPPELVSAVVTEVAILPCTSVPVILRIKPEIGY; this is translated from the exons ATGTCCATGTCTGTCTCCGTGGAAgctatcaaaatgattaaaacGAGCGATCAGGTGTCACAG ACCGAGAGTCAGACGACCAGGGCCAAGCAAAAGAAACAGAGGCGAAATCGACCCCGAAGCAAACGAAATCGCGTTGAAGATAGCACTACTACTGCTAATACTACTACAGAATCGTCGACTACTGACTCCGCGCCCACTGAGAGTGCAATGCCAGGGGACAACAGCCAGCAGGATGCAACGCGTGAGCAGGTCATGGCAGAGCGCGAGGCCAAGAAGCAAGCCAAGCAGGCCAAGAAGCAAAAGGCTACAACACCAGCCACAAAAATCATCACCGAAGTAGAGCAGACGACCATAACTACAAAGCTGCAAA aaactgcagggccACCAGCTCCTATTGCCGCAGTCACTTGCACTGCGTCGACAGACACGGAAACTGGGGACAAGACACGCGACCAGATTAAGGCTGAGCGAGAGGCTAAGAAGGCGGCCAAACAGGCTGAGAAGGCAGCCAAATCCAGTGGAGCCAAGGTTGAGCCCCCAGTGCAGAAGCTGGCCAACTTAAAAGTGACGGATAAGACTCCAACACCAACCGCAGCTCCATCCTCTGCAGCGAATGACGAAAAG AAGAAACCCGCTCTCAGCAAAGCCGAGCGGCGGGCCCTTCAGGATGCTCAGACGGCAGCCAAGGCCCAAGGACAAGGACAAGGAAAGAAAGCCCAGCCAGCGGTCAAGGCTCCGGGTGCAGCTACGGCGAAAGTCACGGCCACGGTActcaaggaactaaaacgggAAAGCGTCTCGCCTGTAAAATCAGCAACGAGTTCTTCACCCAGCAAAAACTCATTAATCACCGCCAAATCAAAGTGCAAAGTAAAGCTGTTCAATCATTTAGTTTGTGCAGAGAAGGGCGCCAGCCTGTTCATCAACGATCCGCTGGTGCATCCCAGCATGTCTCGCCTTGGAGTGCAATATGCTCAGCGCACAGTGGTCGGCTCCAATGCGCGGTGCATTGCCTTCCTGCATGCCCTGCGGCAGGTGGTGCAGGACTTTGAGACGCCTGCTAAGAAGGAGTTTGGGAGCAGCTTGGATGCTGCAGTGAAGCATCACGTGGATCATCTGCACAAGTGTCGTCCGCCGGCCGTCTCCGTGTCCAATGCCTACAAACAGTTTAGGAATCAGGTCACGCAACTGCCGGCAGATGTGCCAGAGGCGGAG CTGAAGGAACTGCTCGTCCACTTCATCGACACCTATATGGAGAACCAGATTGGCAAGGCTGCTCAAGCCATAAGCAGTTCTCTGCAGGAGAAAATAACCGATGGTGATGTACTGCTCACCTTTGGCTGCTCCTCACTAATACAGTTCATCTGCGAGGAGGCTAAGCGGCGACAGGTCGCTTTCCGTGTCATTGTGGTCGATTCGCGTCCCACCTGCGAGGGCCAGGGGATGCTGCGGCGCCTACACGCTCACGGAATACCCTGCACCTATGTGCTGATCAATGCCGTGGGCTATGTGATGGCCGAAGCTACCAAGGTGCTACTGGGTGCCCATGCTCTGCTCGCCAACGGCTATGTGATGGCGCGAACAGGCACTGCTCAGGGGGCCCTCGTGGCTAACGCCCACAATGTCCCCGTTCTGGTCTGCTGTGAGACGCACAAGTTCAGCGAACGATTCCAGACCGACGCCATTGTCTACAACGAGCTGAGCGGTCCCAACGATCTGGTGCGCGACGACAAGTGCTGCCTCAAGAACTGGACAGCCAAGGCCCATCTCACGCCCCTCAACCTGAACTATGACATAACGCCACCAGAGCTGGTCAGCGCCGTGGTCACCGAGGTGGCCATTCTGCCCTGCACCAGTGTTCCCGTCATTTTGCGTATCAAGCCAGAAATTGGCTACTAA
- the LOC117192197 gene encoding translation initiation factor eIF-2B subunit delta-like isoform X2, which yields MSMSVSVEAIKMIKTSDQVSQTESQTTRAKQKKQRQNRPRSKRNRVEDSTTTANTTTESSTTDSAPTESAMPGDNSQQDATREQVMAEREAKKQAKQAKKHKATTPATKIITEVEQTTITTKLTTTTTTTARVKPEPPAETAGPPAPIAAVTCTASTDTETGDKTRDQIKAEREAKKAAKQAEKAAKSSGAKVEPAVQKLANLKVTNKTPTPTAAPSSAANDEKKPALSKAERRALQEAQRAAKAQGQGQVKKAQPAVKAPGAATAKVTATVLKELKRESVSPVKSATSSSPSKNSLITAKSKCKVKLFNHLVCAEKGASLFINDPLVHPSMARLGVQYAQRTVVGSNARCIAFLHALRQVVQDFETPAKKEFGRSLDAAVKHHVDHLHKCRPPAVSVSNAYKQFRNQVTQLPADVPEAELKELLVHFIDTYMENQIGKAAQAISSSLQEKITDGDVLLTFGCSSLIQFICEEAKRRQVAFRVIVVDSRPTCEGQGMLRRLHAHGIPCTYVLINAVGYVMAEATKVLLGAHALLANGYVMSRTGTAQVALVANAHNVPVLVCCETHKFSERFQTDAIVYNELSDPNDLVRDDKCCLKNWTAKAHLTPLNLNYDITPPELVSAVVTEVAILPCTSVPVILRIKPEIGY from the exons ATGTCCATGTCTGTCTCCGTGGAAgctatcaaaatgattaaaacGAGCGATCAGGTGTCACAG ACCGAGAGTCAGACGACCAGGGCCAAGCAAAAGAAACAGAGGCAAAATCGACCCCGAAGCAAACGAAATCGCGTTGAAGATAGCACTACTACTGCTAATACTACTACAGAATCGTCGACTACTGACTCCGCGCCCACTGAGAGTGCAATGCCAGGGGACAACAGCCAGCAGGATGCAACGCGTGAGCAGGTCATGGCAGAGCGCGAGGCCAAGAAGCAAGCCAAGCAGGCCAAGAAGCACAAGGCTACAACACCAGCCACAAAAATCATCACCGAAGTAGAGCAGACGACCATAACTACAAAGCTGACAACCACGACCACAACCACTGCCAGGGTCAAGCCAGAACCacctgcagaaactgcagggccACCAGCTCCTATTGCCGCAGTCACTTGCACTGCGTCGACAGACACGGAAACTGGGGACAAGACACGCGACCAGATTAAGGCTGAGCGAGAGGCTAAGAAGGCGGCCAAACAGGCTGAGAAGGCAGCCAAATCCAGTGGAGCCAAGGTTGAGCCCGCAGTGCAGAAGCTGGCCAACTTAAAAGTGACGAATAAGACTCCAACACCAACCGCAGCTCCATCCTCTGCAGCGAATGACGAAAAG AAACCCGCTCTCAGCAAAGCCGAGCGGCGGGCCCTTCAGGAAGCTCAGAGGGCAGCCAAGGCCCAAGGACAAGGACAAGTAAAGAAAGCCCAGCCAGCGGTCAAGGCTCCGGGTGCAGCTACGGCGAAAGTCACGGCCACGGTActcaaggaactaaaacgggAAAGCGTCTCGCCTGTAAAATCAGCAACGAGTTCTTCACCCAGCAAAAACTCATTAATCACCGCCAAATCAAAGTGCAAAGTAAAGCTGTTCAATCATTTAGTTTGTGCAGAGAAGGGCGCCAGCCTGTTCATCAACGATCCGCTGGTGCATCCCAGCATGGCTCGCCTTGGAGTGCAATATGCTCAGCGCACAGTGGTCGGCTCCAATGCGCGGTGCATTGCCTTCCTGCATGCCCTGCGGCAGGTGGTGCAGGACTTTGAGACGCCTGCTAAGAAGGAGTTTGGGCGCAGCTTGGATGCTGCAGTGAAGCATCACGTGGATCATCTGCACAAGTGTCGTCCGCCGGCCGTCTCCGTGTCCAATGCCTACAAACAGTTTAGGAATCAGGTCACGCAACTGCCGGCAGATGTGCCAGAGGCGGAG CTGAAGGAACTGCTCGTCCACTTCATCGACACCTATATGGAGAACCAGATTGGCAAGGCTGCTCAAGCCATAAGCAGTTCTCTGCAGGAGAAAATCACCGATGGTGATGTACTGCTCACCTTTGGCTGCTCCTCACTAATACAGTTCATCTGCGAGGAGGCTAAGCGGCGACAGGTCGCTTTCCGTGTCATTGTGGTCGATTCGCGTCCCACCTGCGAGGGCCAGGGGATGCTGCGGCGCCTACACGCTCACGGAATACCCTGCACGTATGTGCTGATCAATGCCGTGGGCTATGTGATGGCTGAAGCTACCAAGGTGCTACTGGGTGCCCATGCTCTGCTCGCCAACGGCTATGTGATGTCGCGAACAGGCACTGCTCAGGTGGCCCTCGTGGCTAACGCCCACAATGTCCCCGTTCTGGTCTGCTGTGAGACGCACAAGTTCAGCGAACGATTCCAGACCGACGCCATTGTCTACAACGAGCTGAGCGATCCCAACGATCTGGTGCGCGACGACAAGTGCTGCCTCAAGAACTGGACAGCCAAGGCCCATCTCACGCCCCTCAACCTGAACTATGACATAACGCCACCAGAGCTGGTCAGCGCCGTGGTCACCGAGGTGGCCATCCTGCCCTGCACCAGTGTTCCCGTCATTCTGCGTATCAAGCCAGAAATTGGCTACTAA
- the LOC117192197 gene encoding translation initiation factor eIF-2B subunit delta-like isoform X3 translates to MPGDNSQQDATREQVMAEREAKKQAKQAKKHKATTPATKIITEVEQTTITTKLTTTTTTTARVKPEPPAETAGPPAPIAAVTCTASTDTETGDKTRDQIKAEREAKKAAKQAEKAAKSSGAKVEPAVQKLANLKVTNKTPTPTAAPSSAANDEKKKPALSKAERRALQEAQRAAKAQGQGQVKKAQPAVKAPGAATAKVTATVLKELKRESVSPVKSATSSSPSKNSLITAKSKCKVKLFNHLVCAEKGASLFINDPLVHPSMARLGVQYAQRTVVGSNARCIAFLHALRQVVQDFETPAKKEFGRSLDAAVKHHVDHLHKCRPPAVSVSNAYKQFRNQVTQLPADVPEAELKELLVHFIDTYMENQIGKAAQAISSSLQEKITDGDVLLTFGCSSLIQFICEEAKRRQVAFRVIVVDSRPTCEGQGMLRRLHAHGIPCTYVLINAVGYVMAEATKVLLGAHALLANGYVMSRTGTAQVALVANAHNVPVLVCCETHKFSERFQTDAIVYNELSDPNDLVRDDKCCLKNWTAKAHLTPLNLNYDITPPELVSAVVTEVAILPCTSVPVILRIKPEIGY, encoded by the exons ATGCCAGGGGACAACAGCCAGCAGGATGCAACGCGTGAGCAGGTCATGGCAGAGCGCGAGGCCAAGAAGCAAGCCAAGCAGGCCAAGAAGCACAAGGCTACAACACCAGCCACAAAAATCATCACCGAAGTAGAGCAGACGACCATAACTACAAAGCTGACAACCACGACCACAACCACTGCCAGGGTCAAGCCAGAACCacctgcagaaactgcagggccACCAGCTCCTATTGCCGCAGTCACTTGCACTGCGTCGACAGACACGGAAACTGGGGACAAGACACGCGACCAGATTAAGGCTGAGCGAGAGGCTAAGAAGGCGGCCAAACAGGCTGAGAAGGCAGCCAAATCCAGTGGAGCCAAGGTTGAGCCCGCAGTGCAGAAGCTGGCCAACTTAAAAGTGACGAATAAGACTCCAACACCAACCGCAGCTCCATCCTCTGCAGCGAATGACGAAAAG AAGAAACCCGCTCTCAGCAAAGCCGAGCGGCGGGCCCTTCAGGAAGCTCAGAGGGCAGCCAAGGCCCAAGGACAAGGACAAGTAAAGAAAGCCCAGCCAGCGGTCAAGGCTCCGGGTGCAGCTACGGCGAAAGTCACGGCCACGGTActcaaggaactaaaacgggAAAGCGTCTCGCCTGTAAAATCAGCAACGAGTTCTTCACCCAGCAAAAACTCATTAATCACCGCCAAATCAAAGTGCAAAGTAAAGCTGTTCAATCATTTAGTTTGTGCAGAGAAGGGCGCCAGCCTGTTCATCAACGATCCGCTGGTGCATCCCAGCATGGCTCGCCTTGGAGTGCAATATGCTCAGCGCACAGTGGTCGGCTCCAATGCGCGGTGCATTGCCTTCCTGCATGCCCTGCGGCAGGTGGTGCAGGACTTTGAGACGCCTGCTAAGAAGGAGTTTGGGCGCAGCTTGGATGCTGCAGTGAAGCATCACGTGGATCATCTGCACAAGTGTCGTCCGCCGGCCGTCTCCGTGTCCAATGCCTACAAACAGTTTAGGAATCAGGTCACGCAACTGCCGGCAGATGTGCCAGAGGCGGAG CTGAAGGAACTGCTCGTCCACTTCATCGACACCTATATGGAGAACCAGATTGGCAAGGCTGCTCAAGCCATAAGCAGTTCTCTGCAGGAGAAAATCACCGATGGTGATGTACTGCTCACCTTTGGCTGCTCCTCACTAATACAGTTCATCTGCGAGGAGGCTAAGCGGCGACAGGTCGCTTTCCGTGTCATTGTGGTCGATTCGCGTCCCACCTGCGAGGGCCAGGGGATGCTGCGGCGCCTACACGCTCACGGAATACCCTGCACGTATGTGCTGATCAATGCCGTGGGCTATGTGATGGCTGAAGCTACCAAGGTGCTACTGGGTGCCCATGCTCTGCTCGCCAACGGCTATGTGATGTCGCGAACAGGCACTGCTCAGGTGGCCCTCGTGGCTAACGCCCACAATGTCCCCGTTCTGGTCTGCTGTGAGACGCACAAGTTCAGCGAACGATTCCAGACCGACGCCATTGTCTACAACGAGCTGAGCGATCCCAACGATCTGGTGCGCGACGACAAGTGCTGCCTCAAGAACTGGACAGCCAAGGCCCATCTCACGCCCCTCAACCTGAACTATGACATAACGCCACCAGAGCTGGTCAGCGCCGTGGTCACCGAGGTGGCCATCCTGCCCTGCACCAGTGTTCCCGTCATTCTGCGTATCAAGCCAGAAATTGGCTACTAA